In Halobacteriovorax marinus SJ, the following proteins share a genomic window:
- a CDS encoding arginine N-succinyltransferase, with protein MFNLRPAKLSDIEDLFALSQHYVFISLPSDKELITKKVKSSISAFKKASKDISEDTYIFVLEDLSKSKVIGCSMIHAQHGTEDEPHFFLTVSQENKFSESINTGFIHGTLKLGYDTDGPTEIGGLILDPNYRNNTHKLGKQLSFVRFLYMALNKKRFKEMIHSELMPPFDKDGRSPLWEAIGRRFLNMEYHDADLLSRSNKEFILSLYPSDTIYETLLPLEARNAIGKVGQDTQPVKRMLESIGFKYTKEVDPFDGGPHYRAKLGEIKPVQELKELELSFEQDIKKDDALNYLVCPTEGDVFNAIKITGKIKGAKLLTSMKELENLNFTNKTKVNVIPL; from the coding sequence ATGTTTAATTTAAGGCCTGCAAAGCTAAGTGACATTGAAGATCTCTTTGCCCTTAGTCAGCACTATGTCTTCATCAGCCTACCTTCTGATAAGGAACTCATTACAAAGAAAGTAAAGAGTTCCATCAGCGCTTTTAAGAAAGCCTCGAAGGATATTAGTGAAGACACATATATCTTTGTATTAGAAGACCTTTCAAAGTCTAAAGTTATTGGCTGCTCTATGATTCATGCTCAACATGGAACAGAAGATGAGCCACATTTCTTTTTGACAGTATCCCAAGAAAATAAATTCAGTGAATCAATTAATACTGGGTTTATTCACGGTACACTAAAGCTTGGTTACGACACTGATGGACCGACAGAAATTGGAGGCCTAATACTAGATCCAAATTACAGAAATAATACTCATAAACTTGGTAAGCAATTATCTTTTGTGCGCTTTCTGTATATGGCCTTAAATAAGAAGAGATTTAAAGAAATGATTCACTCGGAGCTAATGCCTCCTTTTGATAAAGATGGAAGATCTCCTCTATGGGAGGCCATCGGTAGACGATTCCTCAACATGGAATATCACGACGCCGATCTACTGAGTAGAAGTAATAAAGAGTTTATTCTAAGCCTCTACCCTTCTGATACTATCTACGAAACACTTCTACCACTTGAAGCAAGAAATGCTATTGGTAAAGTTGGACAAGACACTCAACCCGTTAAGAGAATGCTTGAGAGCATTGGGTTTAAATATACAAAAGAAGTTGATCCATTTGACGGTGGGCCTCACTATAGAGCAAAGCTAGGTGAGATCAAGCCAGTTCAAGAGTTAAAAGAGCTAGAACTTTCATTTGAACAAGATATAAAGAAAGACGATGCCCTTAACTACCTAGTCTGTCCTACAGAAGGTGACGTTTTTAATGCTATTAAAATTACAGGTAAGATTAAGGGAGCGAAGCTCTTAACTTCAATGAAAGAATTAGAAAATTTAAATTTTACGAATAAGACAAAAGTGAATGTTATCCCACTTTAG
- a CDS encoding aldehyde dehydrogenase family protein, with product MTYELKGNYFNNEFIQPPLTGPDAVEKWITRTSPANSAQTLWKCPIHYGHAEEVVESATNGFKEWRKTSVQERVALLKKYQEELITKKEEIAKAISLEMGKPYWEALTEAGALIAKVDVTISDSLPRVESKVYDEIMPMTNGYIHYKPIGPCFIIGPFNFPCHLANGQITSALIAGNTIIFKPSEKTCYSAQLMFECLSRAGFPKGVINLVQGDGEVARRILKSKDIKAVFFTGSKDIGKSILKQTHEDLGKLVSLELGGKNPAIVHSDVNIDYVLGELVKGSFLTTGQRCTSTAIVPIHRSICDEVVSKFHELSKRIIVDHPIEHDEVPFMGPLVDQQALDSYLLYVGMAKREGLEEIMRGKKLEKTFDGHYVSPSIHLAQKWDDKSHFLSSEIFGPNCTFIPYDDIEEAIEIANKTEYGLAASIFTKDHSLYELALRDLDHGYVNLNRSTVGASAKLPFGGVKNSGNYHPAAVTTIDACVYQQASLEILKEEETDLNNIVGLKK from the coding sequence ATGACTTACGAATTAAAAGGCAATTATTTTAATAATGAATTTATTCAGCCACCACTAACGGGACCAGATGCTGTAGAGAAGTGGATTACAAGAACAAGTCCAGCCAATAGTGCACAAACACTTTGGAAGTGCCCTATTCACTATGGTCACGCAGAGGAAGTCGTAGAGTCTGCAACTAATGGATTTAAAGAATGGAGAAAAACTTCTGTTCAAGAGAGAGTTGCTCTTTTAAAGAAATATCAAGAAGAACTTATTACAAAGAAAGAAGAAATTGCAAAAGCAATCTCTTTAGAAATGGGAAAGCCTTACTGGGAAGCTCTTACTGAAGCAGGGGCCTTAATTGCTAAGGTTGATGTAACAATTAGTGATTCACTACCTAGAGTAGAATCAAAAGTTTACGATGAAATCATGCCTATGACGAATGGCTATATTCACTATAAGCCAATCGGTCCATGTTTTATCATTGGTCCTTTTAATTTTCCTTGTCACTTAGCTAATGGACAAATAACAAGTGCACTAATTGCTGGTAACACTATCATCTTTAAGCCATCAGAGAAGACATGTTACTCAGCTCAACTCATGTTTGAATGTCTATCTAGAGCTGGATTTCCAAAAGGTGTAATCAACCTCGTTCAAGGTGATGGTGAAGTTGCAAGAAGAATTTTAAAGAGTAAAGACATCAAGGCAGTCTTCTTTACTGGTTCAAAAGATATTGGGAAATCAATACTGAAACAAACTCATGAAGATCTTGGAAAACTCGTTTCTCTAGAACTTGGTGGAAAGAATCCTGCCATCGTTCATAGTGATGTTAATATCGACTACGTACTTGGCGAACTTGTAAAAGGATCTTTTCTAACAACAGGTCAAAGATGTACTTCTACAGCCATTGTTCCAATTCATAGAAGTATTTGTGATGAAGTTGTTTCAAAGTTCCATGAACTCTCTAAGAGAATTATTGTTGATCACCCAATCGAGCACGATGAAGTTCCCTTCATGGGACCGCTTGTAGATCAGCAGGCCCTTGATAGCTACCTGCTCTATGTAGGAATGGCAAAAAGAGAAGGACTAGAAGAGATCATGCGTGGAAAGAAGCTTGAGAAAACTTTCGACGGACACTATGTCTCTCCTTCAATCCACCTTGCACAAAAATGGGATGATAAGAGTCACTTCTTATCAAGTGAAATCTTTGGACCAAATTGTACATTCATTCCTTATGACGATATCGAAGAGGCCATTGAGATAGCCAATAAAACAGAGTACGGTCTTGCCGCTTCAATCTTCACGAAGGATCACTCTCTCTATGAATTAGCTCTTAGGGATCTTGACCATGGTTATGTAAACCTCAATAGATCTACAGTTGGAGCATCAGCGAAGCTACCTTTTGGAGGAGTTAAAAATTCTGGTAATTATCATCCAGCAGCTGTTACAACTATCGACGCTTGTGTATATCAGCAGGCCAGTTTAGAAATTTTAAAAGAAGAAGAAACTGACTTAAATAATATCGTTGGTCTCAAAAAATAA
- a CDS encoding putative zinc-binding metallopeptidase — protein MKLLLFLFMISSPVFAGQVPCEPSSEPIEAKVMAEEILKTFKVSHWSASSDDIEDSPCKGKVPTLEEMKRANNKLLDSPKVEKREIVGAEFENESEQMLRMFDLLVQKRRFSGEGYILPNQKDYSHLTKGSCKKVRCALNQLFGESYSENAMYLLSQYELNVSPVGLGNDKTKKFSDKELKSIHQSVADLPKSLFPIRIAKSFRRSSLSNGNTLGNATIMLFEGITKYNHNEKTGICTHEFAHNFSDRGKLDESPDWLNISGWIDNGGKWERDSSRNHTFVSKYAMANPGEDFAESVVAYRYNPDALRAASPEKYDFIKELVFKGREYTEGNEKSCQGQTLLEVQMEATLNKDVKEFERENSEFKYDQSLASCSKEIMMRFDGRRDDDLKKCISKIYQKKMLEQNWDKISSEFNYPEKAKELINENFFDMNLNIGDDFLDQKMREIDAELGRIEEDSMKGLVGTMNLYRKFTKETNVKDFCENDIVKYGYLKFRELENGLESVYLNRNRDSIDERVRVACNKAFKTMDDLKRRVELSDIL, from the coding sequence ATGAAGCTTCTCTTATTTCTATTTATGATAAGTTCACCTGTCTTTGCTGGACAGGTTCCTTGCGAGCCAAGCTCAGAGCCTATAGAGGCAAAAGTTATGGCAGAGGAGATTCTTAAAACTTTTAAGGTTTCCCACTGGTCGGCGTCGTCTGATGATATTGAAGATTCCCCTTGTAAAGGAAAAGTTCCAACTTTAGAGGAAATGAAAAGGGCGAATAATAAATTACTCGATTCACCAAAAGTAGAAAAGAGAGAGATCGTAGGAGCTGAGTTTGAGAACGAAAGTGAACAAATGTTAAGAATGTTTGATTTACTAGTTCAAAAGAGAAGATTCAGTGGTGAAGGTTATATTTTACCAAATCAAAAAGATTATTCTCATCTCACTAAAGGAAGCTGTAAAAAAGTTCGCTGTGCTTTAAATCAATTATTCGGTGAGAGTTATAGCGAAAATGCTATGTACCTTCTCTCTCAATATGAACTTAATGTAAGTCCAGTTGGTCTTGGCAATGATAAAACTAAGAAGTTTTCAGATAAAGAGTTGAAGTCTATACATCAGTCAGTTGCTGATCTTCCTAAGAGTTTATTTCCTATAAGAATTGCAAAGTCATTTCGTCGCTCTAGTTTGAGCAATGGAAATACATTAGGAAACGCAACGATAATGCTATTTGAGGGAATAACGAAATATAATCACAATGAAAAAACAGGAATATGCACACATGAATTTGCTCATAATTTTTCGGATCGTGGAAAGCTTGATGAATCGCCAGATTGGTTGAATATATCAGGCTGGATAGATAATGGAGGAAAATGGGAGAGAGACTCATCAAGGAATCATACTTTTGTATCGAAGTATGCAATGGCCAATCCCGGTGAAGATTTTGCTGAGAGTGTTGTGGCCTATAGGTATAACCCTGATGCGCTAAGGGCTGCATCTCCTGAAAAGTACGACTTTATCAAAGAGCTTGTCTTTAAGGGAAGAGAATACACTGAAGGAAATGAAAAGAGTTGCCAAGGACAGACATTATTAGAGGTCCAAATGGAAGCAACTTTAAATAAAGATGTGAAAGAATTTGAAAGAGAGAATTCGGAATTTAAATATGATCAATCACTTGCTAGCTGTAGCAAAGAAATAATGATGAGATTTGATGGAAGACGTGATGACGATTTGAAAAAGTGTATAAGTAAAATTTATCAAAAAAAGATGTTAGAACAAAACTGGGATAAAATCTCAAGTGAATTTAATTACCCAGAGAAAGCTAAAGAGCTAATTAATGAGAACTTCTTTGATATGAACTTAAATATTGGAGATGATTTTCTTGATCAGAAGATGAGAGAAATTGATGCTGAGCTTGGGAGAATTGAAGAAGATTCGATGAAAGGGCTTGTTGGAACAATGAATCTCTATCGAAAGTTTACTAAAGAAACAAATGTTAAAGACTTCTGTGAAAATGATATTGTTAAATATGGTTACTTAAAATTTAGAGAATTGGAGAATGGTTTAGAGTCAGTTTATTTGAATAGAAATCGAGACTCTATTGATGAGAGAGTGAGGGTTGCCTGCAATAAAGCATTTAAGACTATGGATGATTTAAAGAGAAGAGTAGAATTAAGCGATATTCTATAA
- a CDS encoding aKG-HExxH-type peptide beta-hydroxylase yields MISNKNIFNSSTHNDLKSDVANSYAELIHDLREDLTSGYTNNFFSEGFLDRLKEIIIDKELNLYTDLNFYWSTLLENSIYLVQLHEECEETQKSDPEEFQIIEEELFNFWNDSDLTESFLELISNEKTILEASKVLQPLIENQIISFFYLNISKNPLLGEESYIYKAIPEKGDNDQCLYLGANNQLVRLEPPCETFPTLPIVGVNKHQNLIFLEGDKRYVITEGLETASFENKELHILPNCEKGFSKLAEIKESILKALTIINQNSNDLYNTFKAFTHTIIPIDEPAVVSYSQQQLPGFSCINVFERDFVDLLDDLLHENGHHYLNTILNSKELIIEDDEKIYFSPWRKALRPIRGIYHGAFTFYWALELFSKLFENEVLNNTFNNFNDEQKNKITLRFLEEYEMLKFCFEDIESAFESGKVTKDGLKLMKVIEELTESKNSLVEKALQSLNDSDSVKLNELKNLLEKEGKHYRL; encoded by the coding sequence ATGATTTCTAATAAGAATATTTTCAACTCTTCCACTCATAATGACTTAAAAAGCGATGTGGCCAACTCCTATGCTGAGTTAATTCATGATCTAAGAGAAGATCTCACATCTGGATATACTAATAATTTTTTCAGCGAAGGCTTCTTAGATAGGCTTAAAGAAATTATTATTGATAAGGAACTCAATCTCTACACTGACCTTAACTTCTATTGGTCTACTCTATTAGAGAATTCTATTTACCTTGTTCAGCTTCATGAAGAGTGTGAAGAAACACAGAAGTCTGACCCTGAAGAATTTCAAATTATTGAAGAAGAACTTTTTAACTTTTGGAACGACAGCGATCTAACAGAGAGCTTTTTGGAGTTAATATCAAACGAAAAAACTATTCTTGAAGCCTCTAAAGTTCTTCAGCCTTTAATTGAAAATCAGATCATTTCTTTCTTCTATTTAAATATCTCTAAGAATCCTCTGCTTGGAGAAGAGAGCTATATTTATAAAGCAATTCCAGAAAAGGGAGATAATGACCAATGTCTCTACCTAGGAGCAAACAACCAATTGGTTAGACTAGAGCCACCTTGTGAAACATTCCCTACTCTTCCTATTGTTGGAGTAAATAAACATCAGAATTTAATCTTTCTCGAAGGTGATAAGCGCTACGTTATCACTGAAGGGCTAGAGACAGCATCTTTTGAAAATAAAGAGCTTCATATTCTTCCAAATTGCGAGAAAGGTTTTTCTAAGCTAGCAGAGATCAAAGAGAGTATATTAAAAGCACTAACAATCATTAATCAAAACTCTAACGATCTTTACAATACTTTTAAGGCCTTCACTCATACCATTATACCTATAGATGAACCTGCCGTTGTCAGCTATTCGCAACAACAGCTTCCAGGCTTTTCATGTATCAATGTTTTTGAGAGGGACTTTGTAGATCTCCTAGATGACCTGCTTCATGAAAATGGTCATCACTACCTCAACACAATTTTAAACTCAAAAGAATTAATTATTGAAGACGATGAGAAAATTTACTTCTCTCCATGGAGAAAGGCCCTAAGACCAATTAGAGGTATTTATCATGGTGCCTTTACATTTTATTGGGCACTAGAGCTATTCTCTAAACTCTTTGAGAATGAAGTACTAAATAATACATTCAATAACTTTAATGACGAACAAAAGAATAAGATTACATTACGCTTTCTTGAAGAGTATGAAATGCTAAAATTCTGCTTCGAAGATATTGAAAGTGCTTTTGAGAGCGGCAAAGTGACAAAGGATGGTCTAAAGCTTATGAAAGTTATTGAAGAACTTACTGAAAGCAAGAACTCCCTAGTTGAAAAAGCTCTTCAAAGCTTAAATGACAGTGATAGTGTGAAGCTGAACGAACTTAAGAACCTTCTTGAAAAAGAAGGTAAGCACTATAGATTATAA
- a CDS encoding tetratricopeptide repeat protein, which translates to MKKFELFVEGRKGVLSDWSVYCVKGEDREKFFQGQTTNDLMSLNPNEFALNARVDRTGKIQFFFLNIKTSNELYLAFPKSIAQSAIEELDKFIIMDDVEIEALDKNLYFTFLTTEASDNKFEGMLYGVPATLSFEEIDKESKEISNEEIEYLCVENGWPRWGVDITAGDLINNTRLNDLGISYTKGCFLGQETVAKIENGRGASFYPSFLTSPSVQKLEIGVFKINDRKGGEVISKIGNVAMVKLFREFRIDHKSFIVTQNEESFELSFNSYSKELSKDVFAHDLYLYGVSQFQAEKEDLAIATLSKVIKIAPNYSDAYESLGVIYGRQEKFELGIELMDKLLSVNEESVMAHTNKSLYLMRLGKIEEAEEEKGLATLKSFAEFGKIAKEKKAKEALDKQKEEEIIQRESMFKQVLEIDADDTIANFGMGDVYFHRKEYSMAKTHLERVIAVDAKYSTAYSLLGKTLEVLGEKEEAKKIYTKGIEVASAKGELMPANEMQARLVKL; encoded by the coding sequence ATGAAGAAATTTGAATTATTCGTAGAGGGTCGAAAGGGTGTTCTTTCTGACTGGAGTGTTTATTGTGTAAAGGGAGAGGATAGAGAAAAGTTCTTTCAGGGCCAAACAACGAATGATTTGATGTCTTTAAATCCTAATGAATTTGCACTCAATGCGAGAGTAGATAGAACAGGAAAAATTCAATTCTTCTTTTTAAATATTAAAACAAGTAACGAGCTTTATCTCGCTTTTCCAAAGTCTATTGCTCAAAGTGCAATTGAGGAACTGGATAAATTCATCATAATGGATGATGTTGAAATAGAGGCCCTAGATAAGAACCTTTATTTTACTTTTTTAACTACAGAGGCATCAGATAATAAATTTGAAGGAATGCTCTATGGAGTTCCTGCGACTTTAAGCTTTGAAGAGATCGATAAAGAATCTAAAGAGATAAGTAATGAAGAGATAGAATACCTCTGTGTTGAAAATGGTTGGCCTAGATGGGGTGTAGACATCACTGCAGGAGACTTAATTAATAATACGAGATTAAACGATCTTGGTATTTCATATACTAAGGGATGTTTCTTAGGCCAAGAGACTGTGGCCAAAATTGAAAACGGAAGAGGAGCGAGTTTCTATCCAAGTTTTCTAACTTCACCAAGTGTTCAAAAACTAGAAATAGGCGTCTTTAAAATCAATGATAGAAAAGGCGGAGAAGTTATCTCCAAGATTGGTAACGTGGCAATGGTAAAACTCTTTAGAGAGTTTAGAATAGATCATAAATCATTTATCGTTACTCAGAACGAAGAAAGTTTTGAATTGTCATTTAATAGTTACTCAAAGGAACTATCGAAAGACGTATTTGCACACGATTTATACTTATACGGAGTCTCTCAATTTCAAGCAGAAAAAGAAGACCTGGCTATTGCCACACTTTCTAAGGTGATCAAGATTGCTCCCAATTACTCTGATGCCTACGAGTCTCTTGGAGTCATCTATGGAAGACAAGAGAAGTTTGAACTTGGTATTGAATTGATGGATAAGCTTCTAAGTGTTAATGAAGAGTCTGTTATGGCCCATACAAATAAGTCTCTTTATCTAATGAGATTAGGTAAAATTGAAGAGGCGGAAGAAGAGAAGGGACTTGCGACTCTAAAGTCATTTGCAGAGTTTGGAAAAATTGCAAAAGAGAAGAAGGCAAAAGAGGCACTAGATAAGCAAAAAGAAGAAGAGATCATTCAGCGTGAATCAATGTTTAAGCAAGTATTAGAAATTGATGCAGATGATACTATTGCAAATTTTGGAATGGGCGATGTTTACTTTCATCGCAAAGAATACTCAATGGCAAAAACTCACTTAGAGAGAGTCATAGCTGTTGATGCTAAGTACTCTACGGCCTATTCGCTCTTAGGGAAAACTCTTGAGGTCTTAGGAGAAAAAGAAGAGGCAAAGAAGATTTATACTAAGGGTATTGAGGTTGCTTCGGCCAAAGGTGAGCTCATGCCTGCAAATGAAATGCAGGCACGTCTGGTTAAATTATAA
- a CDS encoding HesB/IscA family protein, which translates to MSESNQIVEITQKALDHIKQIFASENKGLDYGLRLGVVGGGCSGLNYKIDFDQKKDNDNICSFGDINVFIDPKSSIYLKGVILDFKDGLNGKGFVFVNPNAKNTCGCGESFSV; encoded by the coding sequence ATGAGTGAATCAAATCAAATTGTAGAGATTACGCAAAAGGCCCTGGATCATATTAAGCAAATTTTTGCTAGTGAAAACAAGGGTTTAGATTATGGCCTTCGATTAGGAGTTGTTGGTGGTGGTTGTTCTGGGCTCAATTACAAGATTGATTTTGATCAGAAAAAAGACAATGACAATATCTGCTCGTTTGGCGATATCAACGTATTCATTGACCCTAAGTCATCGATTTATCTAAAAGGTGTGATTTTAGATTTCAAAGATGGTCTCAATGGTAAGGGCTTTGTTTTCGTAAATCCTAATGCCAAAAATACTTGTGGTTGTGGAGAATCCTTCTCCGTTTAA
- a CDS encoding FHA domain-containing protein, with the protein MAVLLIIREENEERRVKLTAQPLILGRSSKCHVQIKDQMCSGKHCAFKLNQQFKVLVKDLESTNGTYLNDCQIMDTHLMLDDVLKIGNCEIFIDRSELSPKEKAILTRDEPTAQIKFMDLPSSQRTVKPSQVVRAKQQAQQGAKPGSKPVPKAPKKFFPESEEKTMVAKKPVPKQEPVKKPQAPEGTNTNTNTSLKERLAQKAKNLNQKKSAPQVEVSNERQIDLEESSGDTQFIQLDKGDKSSPGDKKKKSSLASKLKKVFKK; encoded by the coding sequence ATGGCAGTGCTGTTAATTATTAGAGAAGAGAATGAGGAGAGACGTGTAAAGCTCACGGCTCAGCCCCTAATTCTTGGTCGCTCTAGTAAGTGCCATGTTCAGATAAAAGATCAGATGTGCTCGGGAAAGCATTGTGCTTTCAAGTTGAATCAACAATTTAAAGTCCTAGTAAAAGATTTAGAATCAACGAATGGAACTTATCTAAATGATTGTCAAATCATGGATACACACCTGATGCTTGATGACGTTTTAAAAATTGGTAACTGCGAGATCTTCATTGATCGCTCAGAACTCTCTCCCAAAGAAAAGGCCATTCTAACTAGAGATGAGCCTACAGCTCAAATCAAGTTTATGGATCTCCCTTCAAGTCAGAGAACTGTTAAACCCTCACAAGTTGTTAGAGCAAAGCAACAAGCACAGCAAGGTGCGAAGCCTGGAAGTAAACCAGTACCAAAGGCACCGAAGAAATTCTTCCCAGAGTCAGAAGAAAAAACGATGGTTGCTAAGAAACCTGTGCCAAAGCAAGAGCCTGTAAAGAAACCTCAAGCACCAGAAGGAACCAACACAAATACTAATACATCACTAAAAGAGAGACTTGCTCAGAAAGCAAAGAACTTAAATCAAAAAAAGAGTGCGCCTCAAGTTGAAGTCTCAAATGAAAGACAGATTGATCTTGAAGAGTCCAGTGGTGACACTCAATTCATTCAATTAGACAAAGGTGATAAGAGTAGTCCAGGTGATAAAAAGAAGAAGAGTTCACTGGCTTCTAAACTAAAAAAAGTCTTTAAGAAGTAG
- a CDS encoding cob(I)yrinic acid a,c-diamide adenosyltransferase, with protein MTKSKVYTRSGDKGSTGLVGGTRVPKGDARIHIYGEVDELNSHLGMGISLIEEFDQSELVAIIPFLKRIQYNLFVIGSIFACEKEKRESYSLPTISEEDIVKLESEIDRMDSLIEPLKYFVLPGGHKISSQFHIIRTVCRRAERYATSYESSHNGELPVETLKYLNRLSDFFFIISRFANKVMKCEEVWWIPGKPTS; from the coding sequence ATGACTAAGTCTAAAGTTTATACTCGTTCTGGTGATAAGGGTTCAACTGGTCTAGTCGGTGGAACCCGCGTTCCTAAAGGGGATGCCCGTATTCATATTTACGGAGAAGTAGATGAGTTAAACTCTCACTTGGGAATGGGAATTTCACTCATTGAAGAATTTGATCAGAGTGAGTTAGTCGCAATTATTCCTTTTTTAAAGAGAATTCAATACAACCTCTTTGTTATAGGTTCAATCTTTGCTTGTGAAAAAGAAAAGAGAGAGAGCTATTCCCTGCCTACAATATCTGAAGAGGATATAGTTAAGCTTGAAAGTGAGATTGATAGAATGGATTCTTTAATTGAGCCATTAAAGTATTTTGTTCTTCCGGGAGGTCATAAGATCTCTTCGCAGTTTCATATTATAAGAACTGTATGTAGAAGGGCCGAAAGATATGCTACGTCTTATGAGTCAAGTCATAATGGAGAGCTTCCAGTTGAAACTCTTAAATATCTCAACAGACTTTCAGACTTCTTCTTTATCATTTCTAGATTTGCAAATAAGGTAATGAAGTGTGAAGAGGTTTGGTGGATTCCAGGAAAACCTACTTCTTAA